One genomic window of Cystobacter fuscus DSM 2262 includes the following:
- a CDS encoding Ig-like domain-containing protein, translated as MHVIKSKQFVSLWLLTLVALSAGCGSEQGGAQSGSAPIGEARQDVVEWTGSFVSGRWSHTATRLADGRVLVAGGATSTSSLSSAQIFNPATGTWSATGSMNSARASHRAVLLDDGRVLVMGGNNGSTNLASAEIYDPATGTWTLTGSLYQRRRFHEAVKLNNGKVLVVGGLYNVNDTYLASVELYDPATGTWTFLRPGLSAARMDASAILLKDGRVAVLGGTAFSGATDVSTQVELFNPATNTFSPGGALVTERYLAGVVLLSDGRILTAGGVSSPGSAEIYNPATQTSQAISPMAQGRVSFPLVTLDSTRILAVGGRNDSGGAVASIEAYDTTTGTWSTFGALHTARSSHSATLLNGTPLRVLVAGGVSGSEALTSAEIIKDGPDTTPPTCTMLFPSAGATLKQRYNLAASASDNVGVTSVQFSVDGAPIVTLTQPFSASDPKFYAYTWNTASVANGPHTVTATARDAAGYATSTSVSVTVDNELTPPTVSITAPAQGSTLSLTATLTAAASDNVGVSRVEYYRGTTLLGSSSYSSYSLSWDTTLVANGTYTLTAKAYDTTGNVAQSSGVSVTVANETVPPTVSLTAPSAGAVLLGTVTLTAGAADNVGVSRVEFYRGSTLIATGYSSPYSVTWDTRGVANGAYALTAKAYDAARNTSTSTAVNVTVNNDLTPPTTSITAPTAGATLSGGVTVSASASDNVAVARVEFYQGTTLLGSDDTAPYSVTWDATTVTNGSYTLTSKAFDTSGNVTTSAGVPVTVLNDLVVNGGFEGSSSPWTLYNQAFWMNGGSSPHSGSGNLELGRATYYYGSAEQTLTLPAGSAPTLSFWLYITSSETTTVYQSDQLAVQLVDSSGTVLVTLASFSNLNKGTGYVQYSYSLAAYAGRTVKLRFGATNSSSLVTVFKLDDVSVR; from the coding sequence ATGCACGTCATCAAGTCGAAACAATTTGTATCACTGTGGCTGCTCACACTCGTGGCGCTGAGCGCTGGCTGTGGTTCGGAGCAGGGCGGAGCGCAGTCTGGGTCAGCCCCCATCGGGGAAGCGCGGCAGGACGTCGTCGAGTGGACGGGCAGTTTCGTCTCGGGGCGCTGGAGCCACACCGCCACGCGGCTCGCGGATGGACGGGTGCTGGTGGCGGGCGGTGCGACGTCGACGAGCTCGCTCAGCTCGGCCCAGATCTTCAATCCGGCCACGGGCACGTGGTCTGCGACGGGCTCCATGAATTCCGCGCGCGCGAGTCACCGCGCCGTGCTGCTCGACGATGGCCGCGTCCTCGTCATGGGTGGCAACAACGGCTCCACCAACCTGGCCAGCGCGGAAATCTACGACCCGGCCACGGGCACCTGGACGCTGACCGGCTCGCTCTACCAGCGCCGCCGCTTCCACGAGGCCGTGAAGCTGAACAACGGAAAGGTGCTCGTCGTGGGCGGCCTCTACAACGTCAACGACACCTATCTCGCGTCGGTGGAGCTCTATGACCCCGCCACGGGCACGTGGACCTTCCTGCGCCCGGGCCTTTCCGCCGCACGGATGGACGCCTCGGCCATTTTGCTGAAGGATGGCCGGGTGGCGGTGCTGGGCGGTACGGCCTTCTCCGGCGCCACGGATGTCTCCACCCAGGTGGAGCTGTTCAATCCCGCGACGAACACCTTCAGCCCGGGAGGCGCGCTCGTCACGGAGCGCTACCTGGCGGGTGTCGTCCTGCTCTCCGACGGACGCATCCTCACGGCGGGCGGCGTGTCCTCGCCGGGCTCCGCCGAAATCTACAACCCGGCGACGCAGACCTCGCAGGCCATCAGCCCGATGGCGCAGGGGCGCGTCTCCTTCCCGCTGGTGACCCTGGACTCCACGCGCATCCTCGCGGTGGGAGGGCGCAACGACTCCGGCGGCGCCGTGGCCTCCATCGAGGCCTACGACACCACCACCGGCACCTGGAGCACGTTCGGCGCGCTGCACACCGCGCGCAGCTCGCACTCCGCGACGCTGCTGAATGGCACGCCGCTGCGCGTCCTCGTGGCGGGAGGGGTCAGCGGCTCCGAGGCACTGACCAGCGCGGAAATCATCAAGGACGGGCCGGACACGACGCCTCCCACGTGCACGATGCTGTTCCCCTCCGCCGGGGCCACCCTGAAGCAGCGCTACAACCTCGCCGCCAGTGCCTCCGACAACGTGGGCGTCACCTCGGTGCAGTTCTCCGTGGATGGCGCCCCCATCGTCACCCTCACGCAGCCCTTCTCGGCCTCGGACCCCAAGTTCTACGCGTACACCTGGAACACCGCGTCGGTGGCCAATGGCCCCCATACGGTGACGGCCACCGCCCGGGATGCCGCCGGCTACGCCACGTCCACGAGCGTGAGCGTGACGGTGGACAACGAGCTCACTCCGCCCACCGTCAGCATCACCGCGCCCGCGCAGGGGTCCACGCTGAGCCTGACGGCCACCCTGACGGCGGCCGCGTCCGACAACGTGGGCGTCTCCCGCGTCGAGTACTACCGGGGCACCACGCTGCTCGGCTCCTCCTCGTATTCGTCGTACAGCCTGAGCTGGGACACCACGCTGGTGGCCAATGGGACGTACACGCTCACCGCGAAGGCCTACGACACCACCGGCAACGTGGCGCAGTCCTCCGGCGTGTCCGTCACGGTGGCCAATGAGACCGTGCCGCCCACCGTCAGCCTCACCGCTCCCTCGGCGGGCGCGGTGCTGCTCGGCACCGTCACCCTGACGGCGGGCGCCGCGGACAACGTGGGCGTCTCCCGCGTCGAGTTCTACCGGGGCAGCACCCTCATCGCGACGGGCTACTCCTCCCCGTACAGCGTGACGTGGGACACGCGCGGCGTGGCCAATGGCGCGTACGCGCTCACCGCGAAGGCCTACGACGCGGCCCGCAACACCTCCACGTCCACGGCCGTCAACGTCACGGTGAACAACGACCTCACGCCGCCCACCACCAGCATCACCGCGCCCACGGCCGGGGCCACGCTGAGCGGCGGCGTCACCGTGTCCGCGAGCGCGTCGGACAACGTCGCGGTGGCCCGCGTGGAGTTCTACCAGGGCACCACGCTGCTGGGCTCGGACGACACCGCGCCCTACAGCGTGACGTGGGACGCCACCACCGTCACCAACGGGAGCTACACGCTGACGAGCAAGGCCTTCGACACCTCGGGCAACGTCACCACCTCCGCGGGTGTCCCCGTGACGGTGCTCAATGACCTCGTCGTCAACGGGGGCTTCGAGGGCTCCTCCAGCCCGTGGACGCTGTACAACCAGGCCTTCTGGATGAACGGCGGCTCCTCGCCGCACAGCGGCTCCGGCAACCTGGAGCTGGGCCGCGCCACCTACTACTACGGCTCCGCCGAGCAGACGCTCACCCTGCCGGCCGGAAGCGCGCCGACGCTGTCCTTCTGGCTGTACATCACCAGCAGCGAGACCACGACCGTCTACCAGTCCGACCAGCTCGCCGTGCAACTCGTGGACAGCTCGGGCACGGTGCTCGTGACGCTGGCGAGCTTCTCCAACCTCAACAAGGGGACCGGCTACGTGCAGTACTCCTACAGCCTGGCCGCGTACGCGGGCCGGACGGTGAAGCTGCGCTTCGGCGCCACGAACAGCAGCTCCCTCGTCACCGTGTTCAAGCTGGACGACGTCTCGGTGAGGTGA
- a CDS encoding gamma carbonic anhydrase family protein, giving the protein MPLYALEDVSPEVIPGAYWIAPTASVIGRVRLARDVSVWWGAVLRGDMDLIDVGEGTNIQDGAILHTDAGMPLVIGAHVTVGHRAMLHGCSVGDGTLIGIGATVLNGARIGKGCLIGAHALVTEGTEIPDGSLVLGAPARVVKQVSEGQRHVLEGSGPHYVHNADRYRKTLRHLGD; this is encoded by the coding sequence ATGCCTCTCTATGCACTGGAAGATGTGTCTCCCGAGGTGATTCCCGGCGCGTATTGGATTGCGCCCACGGCCTCCGTCATCGGCCGGGTGCGCCTGGCCCGCGACGTGAGCGTGTGGTGGGGCGCGGTGCTGCGCGGGGACATGGACCTCATCGACGTGGGCGAGGGCACCAACATCCAGGATGGCGCCATCCTCCACACCGACGCGGGCATGCCGCTGGTGATTGGCGCGCACGTCACCGTGGGCCACCGCGCCATGCTTCATGGCTGCTCCGTGGGCGACGGCACCCTCATCGGCATCGGCGCCACCGTCCTCAATGGCGCGCGCATCGGCAAGGGCTGCCTCATCGGCGCCCACGCGCTCGTCACCGAGGGGACGGAGATTCCGGATGGCTCGCTCGTGCTCGGCGCTCCCGCGCGCGTCGTCAAGCAGGTGAGCGAAGGCCAGCGGCACGTGCTCGAAGGCTCGGGCCCCCACTACGTGCACAACGCCGACCGCTACCGGAAGACGCTGCGACACCTCGGCGATTGA
- a CDS encoding ADYC domain-containing protein, which yields MDGLFDDKPVQVTQVSSSQDSQLTVQFLKGNKPKKVTGTDLERLVLRFWLGENSPQQSALSHELRIRVSHVNGRDEYRVIHRRPDQTVWSHHCLNPPAEPPPRPTPPVDLRVSFLPGWSIDAKMAFVSADDSVVTMACRKGAIATCLDWKYAPWKQGASASGATAAEAFGACLQAKRAAFCIGSGDPRSFTKNGTPIVVGDREKQAASQNLGDPAFLEALWNPHGATCLNASNRRRKDDADVPAPDCALPQCTSPQSEWFMKASLSTSVLPQ from the coding sequence GTGGACGGCCTGTTCGATGACAAGCCCGTGCAGGTGACGCAGGTCTCCAGCAGCCAGGACTCGCAGCTCACGGTCCAGTTCCTCAAGGGGAACAAGCCCAAGAAGGTCACCGGCACGGACCTGGAGCGGCTGGTGCTGCGGTTCTGGCTGGGAGAAAACTCACCGCAACAGAGCGCCCTCTCGCACGAGCTGCGCATCCGCGTCAGCCACGTGAATGGCCGGGACGAGTACCGGGTCATCCACCGCCGCCCGGACCAGACGGTCTGGTCCCACCACTGCCTCAATCCTCCCGCCGAGCCACCTCCACGCCCCACACCGCCCGTCGACCTGCGCGTCTCGTTCCTCCCCGGCTGGTCCATCGACGCGAAGATGGCCTTCGTCTCCGCCGATGACTCCGTGGTCACCATGGCGTGCCGCAAGGGTGCCATCGCCACCTGTCTGGACTGGAAGTACGCGCCCTGGAAGCAGGGCGCCTCTGCGAGCGGCGCCACCGCGGCCGAGGCCTTCGGCGCCTGTCTCCAGGCGAAGCGCGCGGCCTTCTGCATCGGCTCGGGAGACCCCCGGAGCTTCACGAAGAACGGGACGCCCATCGTCGTCGGGGACCGCGAGAAGCAGGCCGCGTCCCAGAACCTGGGTGACCCGGCGTTCCTCGAAGCGCTCTGGAATCCCCACGGCGCGACGTGCCTCAACGCGTCCAACCGCCGCCGCAAGGACGACGCGGACGTGCCCGCCCCCGACTGCGCCCTGCCCCAGTGCACCAGCCCCCAGTCCGAGTGGTTCATGAAGGCCAGCCTCTCCACGAGCGTCCTTCCGCAGTGA
- a CDS encoding ATP-grasp domain-containing protein, translated as MSVHPLPVLVLSPRFGPDSIALATEATRLGWSVHRLHDRRPPARLAEEPLVFYGESLLADTVGRALKLALLEPAADTLTSLPVELLRRDVRFTTLGDARGESFPRFVKPADEKRFRAAVYASADALPGPGLLEEELPVVTAEPVDWRDEYRCFVLEGRVVATSPYAWKGEREESSGAAFEVEAARTFAAEVLARAGGVFPPAVVLDVGRIEGRGWAVVEANPAWSSGLYECDPAEVLRVLQRATSSARSPAPGEARWLRDLPEVEG; from the coding sequence ATGAGCGTCCACCCACTTCCCGTCCTCGTGCTCTCTCCGCGCTTTGGTCCGGACTCCATCGCGCTCGCCACGGAAGCCACCCGGTTGGGCTGGAGCGTGCACCGGTTGCATGATCGGCGTCCGCCCGCGCGGCTCGCCGAGGAGCCGCTCGTCTTCTACGGCGAGTCGCTGCTCGCGGACACGGTGGGCAGGGCGCTGAAGCTGGCGCTGCTCGAGCCCGCCGCCGACACGTTGACCTCGCTGCCCGTGGAGTTGCTGCGCCGGGACGTGCGCTTCACCACGTTGGGCGACGCCCGGGGCGAGTCCTTCCCGCGATTCGTCAAACCCGCCGACGAGAAGCGGTTCCGGGCGGCGGTCTACGCCTCGGCCGACGCGCTGCCGGGCCCCGGCCTGTTGGAGGAAGAGCTGCCCGTGGTGACGGCCGAGCCGGTGGACTGGCGCGATGAGTACCGCTGCTTCGTGCTCGAGGGCCGGGTGGTGGCCACGAGCCCGTATGCGTGGAAGGGCGAGCGCGAGGAGTCCTCGGGTGCGGCCTTCGAGGTGGAGGCGGCGCGGACATTCGCGGCGGAGGTGCTGGCCCGGGCGGGCGGCGTGTTCCCGCCGGCGGTGGTGCTCGACGTGGGCCGGATCGAGGGACGGGGCTGGGCGGTGGTGGAGGCCAATCCCGCCTGGAGCTCGGGGCTGTACGAGTGCGACCCGGCCGAGGTGCTCCGGGTGCTCCAGCGTGCCACGAGTTCCGCGCGGAGCCCGGCGCCGGGCGAGGCCCGCTGGTTGCGCGACCTGCCCGAAGTCGAGGGCTGA
- a CDS encoding MAPEG family protein, with product MPTPLPTEITLLGWSVVLLLVHVFLQSGLNARERGLAWGAGARDEGHSPLGKHAGRAQRALDNFKETYPAFIALALALTVTGRTGGTGETGAWLWFAARVVYLPLYLLGVPWVRSGVYFVSIIGLVMMLGHLL from the coding sequence ATGCCCACACCGCTCCCCACTGAAATCACCCTGCTTGGTTGGTCCGTCGTCCTGCTCCTCGTGCACGTCTTCCTCCAGAGCGGCCTGAACGCACGCGAGCGCGGGCTCGCCTGGGGCGCGGGGGCGCGCGACGAGGGACATTCACCGCTCGGCAAACACGCGGGCCGGGCGCAGCGCGCGCTCGACAACTTCAAGGAGACCTATCCGGCCTTCATCGCGCTCGCGCTCGCGCTCACCGTCACCGGCCGCACGGGCGGCACGGGAGAGACGGGCGCATGGCTGTGGTTCGCCGCGCGCGTCGTCTACCTGCCGCTCTACCTGCTCGGCGTTCCGTGGGTGCGCTCGGGGGTCTATTTCGTGTCAATCATTGGCCTGGTGATGATGCTCGGCCATCTGTTGTGA
- a CDS encoding SRPBCC domain-containing protein: MKNRTTVERKSEREIVVTRTFDGPARIVFEAWTKPELFKKWWVPKSMGMTLVSCEMDVRTGGKYRLVFGQGMAFFGRYTEVTPHSRLVWTNEEGGDNGSVTTVTFEEKGGKTLLVLSELYPSKEALDAAGTGAADALVETFQQLDELLVTLGASVGRA, encoded by the coding sequence ATGAAGAACCGCACGACTGTGGAACGGAAGTCCGAGCGTGAGATCGTCGTCACGCGAACTTTCGATGGTCCGGCACGCATCGTGTTCGAGGCGTGGACAAAGCCCGAGCTGTTCAAGAAGTGGTGGGTGCCGAAGTCGATGGGAATGACCCTGGTTTCCTGCGAGATGGATGTTCGTACCGGGGGCAAGTACCGTCTGGTGTTCGGCCAAGGGATGGCGTTCTTCGGTAGGTACACCGAAGTGACACCGCACTCGCGCCTCGTCTGGACCAATGAGGAAGGTGGTGACAATGGGTCCGTCACCACGGTGACCTTCGAGGAAAAAGGGGGCAAGACGCTGCTGGTCCTGAGCGAGCTCTACCCCTCGAAGGAAGCTCTCGACGCTGCCGGCACCGGGGCGGCGGATGCGCTGGTCGAGACGTTCCAGCAACTGGACGAGCTTCTCGTCACCTTGGGCGCGAGCGTAGGACGGGCATGA
- a CDS encoding ArsR/SmtB family transcription factor codes for MVQYVNVGLDASFAALSDATRRGVLEQLGRAEASITDLAEKFNMTLTGMKKHVGVLERAGLVITEKVGRVRTCKIGPRRLEEEMAWLERYRQLWDARFDELDKVVEELKRNEQVDGRKKRE; via the coding sequence ATGGTTCAGTATGTAAATGTCGGCCTCGATGCTTCGTTCGCCGCGCTCTCCGACGCCACCCGACGCGGTGTTCTGGAGCAGCTCGGGCGTGCGGAGGCCTCGATCACGGACCTCGCCGAGAAGTTCAACATGACCCTCACGGGCATGAAGAAGCACGTCGGTGTCCTGGAGCGGGCCGGGCTCGTGATCACGGAGAAGGTCGGGCGCGTGCGGACCTGCAAGATCGGCCCGCGCCGACTGGAGGAAGAGATGGCATGGCTCGAGAGGTACCGCCAGCTCTGGGACGCACGCTTCGACGAGTTGGACAAGGTTGTCGAGGAATTGAAACGGAACGAGCAGGTCGATGGACGCAAGAAGAGAGAGTGA